A stretch of Pogona vitticeps strain Pit_001003342236 chromosome 5, PviZW2.1, whole genome shotgun sequence DNA encodes these proteins:
- the SOCS2 gene encoding suppressor of cytokine signaling 2, whose amino-acid sequence MTLRAAESSDGTDRAGPQWEAGGAAVEPSEAGRLDVAMRELRRAGWYWGNMTVAEAKEKLQDTSEGTFLVRDSSHSEYLLTISVKTSAGPTNLRIEFQDGKFRLDSIICVRSRLRQFDSVVHLIEYYVLMCKDRRTVSEMPSNGTVHLYLNKPLYHSTPSLQHHCRITINRYTNEIQALPLPMRLKEFLKEYQYQV is encoded by the exons ATGACCCTGCGCGCGGCCGAATCCTCCGACGGCACCGACAGGGCTGGGCCCCAGTGGGAGGCTGGAGGGGCTGCGGTGGAGCCTTCCGAAGCGGGGCGCCTGGACGTTGCCATGCGGGAGTTAAGACGCGCAG GATGGTACTGGGGTAACATGACTGTTGCAGAAGCCAAGGAGAAATTACAAGATACATCTGAAGGGACTTTTCTGGTGAGAGACAGCTCTCACTCCGAGTACCTGCTTACCATTTCTGTCAAAACATCAGCAGGACCTACCAACCTGCGCATTGAATTTCAAGATGGTAAATTCAGGCTGGATTCTATTATTTGTGTTCGATCAAGACTCCGGCAGTTTGACAGTGTGGTCCATCTGATTGAATACTACGTTCTTATGTGCAAGGACAGAAGAACAGTCTCTGAAATGCCTTCCAATGGAACAGTCCATCTTTATCTGAATAAACCTCTTTATCATTCAACTCCTTCTTTACAACACCACTGTAGAATAACTATAAACAGATACACAAATGAAATCCAGGCACTTCCTTTGCCAATGAGACTGAAGGAATTCTTGAAAGAATATCAATATCAGGTATAA